The Prionailurus bengalensis isolate Pbe53 chromosome B1, Fcat_Pben_1.1_paternal_pri, whole genome shotgun sequence genomic interval TACTTGTATCTTTTTCATGAAAACTATAGACTCTGATACCCATGGAGTGTTCTACTCAGATCTCTTTCAAGAGAAACTTGATGTGAAGAGTATCCTTGACCGATGGTCTTGGCTCCATCGGTGTTCACTCAGGGACCACTCAGTCAAAGACAAGGTACAGCCCGGGTACCAGTCCTGGCCCATTCCTAACACAGGATTACTCTGATGGGGAAACCCATTGCTATGATTGAAGCTTCTCAGAACCATGCTGTGTCAGAGGGTCTTCCTatcccattctttctcttttttctcttttcacagcTGTCAAAGTTGCACTGTGCTCTGGAGATTTTCCCAGCCGATTTCTGTCCCCTCCTCATCTTTTATCCTTCACAGACAATTCCATAGCAAATCCTTTGTGCAACAAATCCCATCTTGGTGTTTGGTTTTAGGAGGACCCAAACTGATATAATCCATATAATTGAAATGCTTTCTGGCCATACTGtttgagaaaatacaaaacacaaatgacctatatcagaaatgaaagtggacatcactacagatcatAAAGACTTCAAAAGGATAGTAATGgaatattttgtgtgtttttccaagaaagagggaagtttactaattaaaaaaaaaatctgacttttgACTCAGGCAGTCCTACAGGTGGCAAAGAGATAGTAATAATTCCTAGCACAAAGGGATTAATGAATTGGATcttaaataaagataatataattttGCTATTCCCACATGAACAGATttggaatgtttttttaaaaaaaataggaagtgtgaaaatataatatttcaaaataatttttgagaagAGCCATGTCATCTTaatgacttcatttcttttttaaagttatctttaatgaaaaaaggaatcactcagaaatgttttcaaaatctcTGTTAACCCCATGTGATTTGTCATTTTTCAAATTGTACTTAATCTCAAAACCCTCCACTCTGGCATCATGGATGtaggttaagaaaaataaattaatattggaaattaaataataatcagAGAACTTAGTAACTGAAATTACCTCTTCAATTATGATTAGGAATAAAATCAGACGTTAAATTGcttaatgatctttttaaaagcGGGATATGTGGGTTTGGCCAAATTTCTATGaattagaggatttttttttcttaatatggaaGAAGTGCCTCCATAGGtgatttaatgaaataatgtatctTTTTTATGAGTGCCAGAAAAGTGATTTGAGCAGGAGTATGTCCATATTTGTAAGAATGTCCATATATTTCCTTGATTCAATAAAGTAATATTGAGAAATAGGGAAAGTGATTACTATTATGGTCAAATAAACACTTGAATAtagacaaacatttatttaaatatttatagaagtttAATTTTTGCAATTTCAAGTCCTCCAAAATTTCTGCCTAGATTCAtctttgtttaagaaaaaaaaatatctctttaaagGTTAGATTTACAAATGCATATTAGATTCTTGTGCTTTTAAAACATTACTATTTCTCCTCTACTAGGTTCTTGCCCCAGGCAAAAACCAACGCCTAAcacaaatattgaaaaagaagaagaaaaaaagaaacctcaagaGACACAATAAGCTATCTTAGGATTTTAACAATCAAAAAGGCAAAGGTCATATGGGTTATTTGAAAACTCCTTTGAGGGAAAAATTGATCCATTCCTTTAATGTTCTCCACAACAAGGATTAATTCTCTTTGAGTACTTTAAATAATATAAGGGAAAACCCATTAAGGAAAGGAGACTCAATTCACTGCTCTGACCCCCTGATCCATCTGAGAACTTTCAAAACCAATCCCAGACTAATATATTCTctattgattttgatttttatattctcttaaaCCCAGAgagaatttatttccttctaaaaatatagtttaaaatgatCAAATAATACTCTATCCCCAAAGTTGCTACCAAGAAACACTCCAAACACTAGCAAAAAGTTCAAAGTAGAGGCAGGATGCATACAGTAGGGGATAAGAGgaatataaattgaaattttaccAATTCACTagtcataatttattatttcaaggTGATGAATATTAAACAAGTTAGACTttaataaatttacaaataataataaaacatctgGTTTTATAACATTATAGTTTATAtgtaacataatataaatatatatcatatattgaTAAAGCACTTTGTAgcttgcaaatgacattatcaaaTTTAATCCACACAGCAATGATGCGATTAGGCTTTGCTGTTAAATTGCACTTAATAGTTTGTAAAAGCAGTCTGTTGGCCAGCGGGAAACCTCGGGGGTTACCACTGGGAGGCGGGGCTGGGGCAGTGGGCCAGCCTCCTTATGGCTCTGTTGAACCCCCTCTGGACTCGGGTATTGGAGGCACTGACAATGACTGGCAGCCGCCAGCCTTGCAAAGGTGTGTTCTGGGTCATTGGTTTCTAAGTGTTCAGTTGGATTCATTGGACTGGGcaataaaggggaaaaatgacaaaaatcccATGAAATGACTATCCTACTCATTATTTATGATGTGTTCCCTGATGCATGCAAAGAGCTTTAAGATGCAGGTGAGCAGGTAGTATCTTCCCCAGCAGATGTAGCTGAAAGAATTGACAGAATTTTTACAATGTTGCCTATGAGTGTCAATGCAATAGAAGATTATTCTGGAGCAAATGAAACTctaaaaaaagtgaagaaaggcTCACTTTCCATAGATTGCGGTACTATCGATGCCACAGTTTCAAGAGAATTGGCCAAAGAAGTTGAGAAAATGGGAGCAGTTTTCATGGATGTCCCTGTTCCTGGTAGTGTGGGAGCTGCTGTGTCTGGAAACCTCCTATTTTTGGTGGGAGAAGTCAAAGATGAATTTGCTGCTACAAAGAGTTGCTGCTGTGCATGGACTCCAATATGGAGTACTGTGGAGCTGTTGGGACTGGGCAGGCTGCAAAGATCTGCAACAACATGATCGCTATTAGTATGATTTCAACTGATGAAACTATGAAACTTGGAATCAGGTTAGGGCTTGACCCAAGACTGCTGGTTAAAATCCTAAATATGAGCTTATGATGGTGTTGGTCAGGCAACATAATCCTCTACCTGGGATGATGGATGGAGTTCCGTCTGCCAATAAGTATCAGGGTGGATTTGGAGCAACACTCCTAGCTAAGGATCTGGGGTTAGCACAAGACTGCTACCAGCACAAAGAGCCCCATCCTTCTGGGTAGTCAAACCCATCCAATCTAGAGGATGATGTGTGCCAAGCGTTACTCAAGAAAAGACTATTCAGACCTTTCTAGTTTCTATCAGAGGAGACCTTCTGAGTTTGCCCTTTGGCTGTGGGTACTGTTGGCAACGAAACTCTATCTTGGACCCTCCTTATAGCTCACTCCACAAGTGAATGCATTTAGTCTAAGGTCACCTGTCTGCCTTTGATTATCTAGGTCCCAGTAAACCCTAAAATTTTTCACCCATTTTTAACTGCTTgttcttttttatctattttagcAAACGTgtattatctgattttttttgttctgcAAGCCGCTGATGGTCTCTGTTAACAAGCTGACTGACCTTTTTCAAAAGTTTGATCCCTGAGCATCTTCAACTAAATCGTGGCATGCTTTAATCAGGATGTTATTTACCTCACTTTACAAAtaagagcaaatatttttttaacaggatgaaatctatctttttaaaatttatttaagtttattcatttattttgagagacagacagaaccagcaggggagggacagaagagagaaggggacagaggatctgaaatgggctgtgtgttgacagcagagagcccgatgtggggcttgaactcatgaaccatgagatcatgacctgagccgacctcTAACCTTAAATGACCCAGGAGTCCCCAGGATGAAACCGATCTAAAAGAAAGTGGTGTGAAGAAAGGAGTCAGAAAAAGGGGAAGTATAGTGAATTAAAACCTGTGCTCCACAGGAAATTTGTCCTATCGACCAAGTGGTGGTATTCTTGCATTATAGGATGTGTTCGAGATCATTCATCTTGTAGCATGTTAACAttactccattcttttttattgctaaccAATATCTAATTCTATTAATGTATATTatgtttattcatcagttgatgggcatttgtttttactttttgactaTCAAAAATAATCCTGCTATCATATCCGTGAATAAGTGTTTGAGTGAACATATGTTTTTAGCTGATtcaatgttttcaatgtttttcaaTGTGTTTGTCAGATTTTGATATCAGAGTAGTGCTGAACTTATAAAAATTAGTTaagaagtatttttcttcttctattttcagaaatagaTGGTGTGGAATTGGTATTATATCTTCCTTAAATGGTAGAATTCACTAATGAAACTGTGCAGAATTAGAATTTTCTGTGTTGGGATATTTTAAACTATGAATTCAGTTTTGGTTGATTATGTCAAGCAATTGGTTGTAGAGTTGTTAGTGTTTCTTTCTTATCTTCTTAACATCCCTGGGATCTGTAGGGAAATCCCCTGTTTGATTCCTGACAtgaataatttgtgttttctctttttttaataagtcTATCTAGAGGGATttcaatttatcaattattttgaaCAACTAATTTTGGttctattatttttcctctatttttttttctcctcaatctcattgatttcttttcttactgtctttcttcttgtttttcatttaatgtcttttttttttctagtttcttaaagtggAAGCTTAAATGATGGATTTGataccttttttcttctctaaaataagcatttaatgcCATACAGTAGTCCCTTCCTATCCACAGGGGGACATATTCCAAGAATTTCAGTGGAGGCCTTAAACCATGGATAGTACCAAATCCTattatttgctgtttgtttgtttgtttttccctataAATACATACTGATCaaagtttcatttataaattagtcACAGTACTCTGagtttcctggatctgtggtttgtttttgaCTATTAACattggaaaattctcagtcattttaccttaaatatattgtttgtttgtttcttctctctctggtaTTCCCATTTTGCATATGCTATACCCTTTGAAATTGTCCAACATTTTTTGGATATTCTGTTACACATCCCcccttttttcattatttcttttttctttcctttttaatttggaaTGTTTTCATTAACATATATTCAACCTTAATTACTCTTTCCTTCACTCTTTCCAGTCTCTTCACAATCCCACAaaaagcattcttcatttctgttacaatatttttatttctaccatttcttttttattctttcttagagtCGCTTATACtacctgtctcttttttttccaggttttccaCTTTTTACATTAGAGTCCTTAGCATATTACTCAGAGTTATTTTAAATCCCCAGCTGACAATTTCAAATTCCTTGTCATATCTGATTCTGTTgcttgctttgtctattcagatTGTGATTTTTGCCTTCAGCATGCCTTGTGAGTTTTGTTGAAAGCTGGTCATGATGTATCAGGTGAGAGAACTGAGGTAAATAGGCCCTATTGATGAAATGTGGGGAAAAGAGGAAGCATTCTAGAATTCTGAGCAGGACTCAGCCCAATAGTGAGCCTGTGCTCCTGGGCTGTGTGCTTCACAAATGCTTCTCAGCTTTATTTAGACTTAAGTAAGAACAGAGGATGAGTGATGGCTAGAATTAGATATTTCCATTATTCTAAGGTTGGTTAGGTAAAATGGTTTCTCCTTTCTTGAAGAGTCTAAAGAATTCTGGGCAATTATAAAATGGTTAGTTTTCATTTGGCTATGCCAGAGCAAGAAAGAAGATTTCTCTTAGCTTCATCTTGAGAATATGGTAAGACTGCTtgaggtaaaactcacaaaaatgtgAGGCATCCCCTAAGGCTCAGCCTCTAGGAACTTTTATCTCTCAAGCTAATATATGGCTAGTCTCCAGCAATTAGTTAGTTAACCTTTGAATGTTTCTTTCAGTTCTGGTTCTAGAAATGTTTTCTGTTCCTGGTAAGTTACGATTCTCTGTATCTGCCTGTCCTTCCAGTTTTGGGGACAGCCATTTGTTTCGTGGTGGCAATCTCCTGATGGAACTAAGAGTCATTGATTTCAGTTTGTTCCCTATTCTTCTGGTGAGAACAGGAGTGAAGACTTCGGCTCTTCACATGTCAGACCTGAGAGTGATTCtatactttaacaaaaaaaatgttaccaatCCCTACATGATGCAATGTGGAGAGTTCTTTCTTTGTTAGCAATTTGCAGGTGATTCACATAGTTGAGTAACCAAAAGCTGTGTGTTTAAGGCCACCAGAGAGTTTCCTTCTTTTACGATGAATCTCAATATTGTACAGAGTGTACATTTGTTTCTGGTCAGTACAGAACATCAACTGCAAATTTCTCaggattctttttcttcacaCAAAAATAGTgtgtctttatgttttttaattagtCTCAGCTCCTTCGTTACTCTGGGATATGAGTGCCAAAGCTTATTCACATACCATTTGTAATCAATTCTTTTCCTATAAATAAGGGGGGTTTACCTTTACCTTTGGGTTAACTCTGATATGAAACTCCAGGTGACCAATCAATTTCATCCTATACCCGGCTTGACCATCATTTGACTTGATGGGTCTCCATCATACACTTGGACTTTTAGATATGCTGAGTTTGTGTTTtagggttctttcctttttttttagaggaaaattttaaaaagaggcaaaagtCTTCTTTCTCTAAAGTTCTACACcaacataaatattatttcttagtTTAGACTCACAAGTATCAAGACTCTTGTTACTGCATGCCATCTCTGTATCAGCTATATATTACAGTATTCTTGTATTATGATGAACATAGGCTGATATAACTACAAAAGGTAGTCCAGACATCTGTGTgtaggagagaaaatatttttttttaaagccatatactataaattttattttattttttttttattttttttttctgaaatttattgacaaattggtttccatacaacacccagtgctcatcccaaaaggtgccctcctcaatatccatcacccaccctctcctccctcccaccccccatcaaccctcagtttgttctcagtttttaacagtctcttatgctttggctctctcccattctaacctctttttttttttttccttcccctcccccatgggttcctgttaagtttctcaggatccacataagagtgagaccatatggtatctgtctttctctgtatggcttatttcacttagcatcacactctccagttccatccacgttgctacaaaaggccatatttcattttttctcattgccatgtaatattccattgtgtatataaaccacaatttctttatccattcatcagttgatggacatttaggctctttccataatttggctattgttgagagtgctgctatgaacattgtggtacaagtggccctatgcatcagtgctcctgtatcccttggataaattcctagcag includes:
- the LOC122467963 gene encoding 3-hydroxyisobutyrate dehydrogenase, mitochondrial-like; this encodes MLPMSVNAIEDYSGANETLKKVKKGSLSIDCGTIDATVSRELAKEVEKMGAVFMDVPVPGSVGAAVSGNLLFLVGEVKDEFAATKSCCCAWTPIWSTVELLGLGRLQRSATT